From Myxococcus stipitatus, one genomic window encodes:
- a CDS encoding DUF2378 family protein — MADELLVFEQTIEALFLRALHGRLTPGCKERLRKEGLDVDQKLRPAYAFASWMAYLRIASEELFPQDSLGQGTFKLGEAYIEGFRETMLGRAVLSLLRVLGPRRTLMRATQNFRAGNNYTESKLTELGPTQFELWMNEVGDYPAFTAGIIHAGLRVAGAQNVTIETSGYDGHGCTYRINWNEASVSSGVAGSGDSKAARRSGSISSL, encoded by the coding sequence ATGGCCGACGAGCTTCTCGTCTTTGAACAGACCATCGAAGCCCTCTTCCTGCGCGCGCTGCACGGGCGGCTGACGCCTGGGTGCAAGGAGCGCCTGCGCAAGGAGGGCCTGGACGTGGACCAGAAGCTCCGTCCCGCATACGCCTTCGCGTCCTGGATGGCCTACCTGCGCATCGCCTCAGAGGAGCTCTTCCCCCAGGACTCGCTGGGTCAGGGCACCTTCAAGCTGGGCGAGGCCTATATCGAGGGCTTCCGCGAGACGATGCTGGGGCGGGCGGTGCTGTCGCTGCTGCGCGTGCTGGGCCCCCGGCGCACGCTCATGCGGGCCACCCAGAACTTCCGGGCGGGCAACAACTACACCGAATCCAAGCTCACGGAGCTGGGTCCCACCCAGTTCGAGCTGTGGATGAACGAGGTGGGGGACTATCCAGCCTTCACCGCGGGCATCATCCACGCGGGGCTGCGGGTGGCCGGCGCGCAGAACGTCACCATCGAGACGTCCGGCTACGACGGCCACGGCTGCACCTACCGCATCAACTGGAACGAGGCCTCCGTCTCCTCCGGCGTGGCAGGCAGCGGCGACTCCAAGGCCGCCAGGAGGTCCGGGTCCATCAGCTCCCTGTAG
- a CDS encoding ExbD/TolR family protein — protein MAGHKQRQWVKPQSAPNSEINVTPLVDVVLVLLIIFMVVTPLLEKDILVRVPDTEVENETPPDPDNQQLVVLLDKDGGYSINTEKVTESDYINRLKRMLAAKKADEKVVFFMADDATNYGRLIAALDGAKAAGAKVLGMATELPENAVIQGTQQVDTGTPPPAPAP, from the coding sequence ATGGCCGGCCACAAGCAGCGCCAGTGGGTCAAGCCGCAGTCCGCGCCGAACTCGGAGATCAACGTCACGCCGCTGGTGGACGTGGTGCTGGTGCTCCTCATCATCTTCATGGTCGTCACGCCGCTCCTGGAGAAGGACATCCTGGTGCGAGTGCCGGACACGGAGGTGGAGAACGAGACCCCTCCGGACCCGGACAACCAGCAGTTGGTGGTGCTGCTGGACAAGGACGGCGGCTACTCCATCAACACGGAGAAGGTCACCGAGTCCGACTACATCAACCGTCTCAAGCGCATGCTGGCGGCGAAGAAGGCGGACGAGAAGGTCGTCTTCTTCATGGCGGACGACGCCACCAACTACGGCCGGCTCATCGCGGCCCTGGACGGCGCCAAGGCGGCCGGTGCGAAGGTCCTCGGCATGGCCACCGAGCTGCCGGAGAACGCCGTCATCCAGGGTACCCAGCAGGTGGACACCGGCACGCCGCCGCCCGCTCCCGCGCCCTGA
- a CDS encoding ExbD/TolR family protein, whose translation MGMSAGPKGGMKSEINVTPLVDVVLVLLIIFMVVTPMLQRGKSVELPKATEIEKEKGKDSDPLYVSITPDKKVFVENDQVDEQALQDRIAQELSKDPGKKILLKGDNTVNVGDVRRVLDVARKAKAKQIALGVEEKK comes from the coding sequence ATGGGAATGTCAGCAGGCCCCAAGGGGGGCATGAAAAGCGAGATCAACGTCACGCCGCTGGTGGACGTGGTGTTGGTGCTCCTCATCATCTTCATGGTCGTCACCCCCATGCTCCAGCGCGGCAAGTCCGTGGAGCTGCCGAAGGCCACCGAGATCGAAAAGGAGAAGGGAAAGGACTCGGATCCTCTCTACGTCTCCATCACCCCGGACAAGAAGGTGTTCGTGGAGAACGACCAGGTGGACGAGCAGGCGCTGCAGGACCGCATCGCGCAGGAGCTGTCCAAGGACCCGGGCAAGAAGATCCTGCTCAAGGGTGACAACACCGTGAACGTGGGCGACGTGCGCAGGGTGCTGGACGTGGCCCGCAAGGCCAAGGCCAAGCAGATCGCGCTCGGCGTCGAGGAGAAGAAGTAA